The Lutibacter profundi genome includes a region encoding these proteins:
- a CDS encoding S41 family peptidase, which yields MKNILLILLCVFGIHSNLHAQNNPLINTPSLSPDGKIMAFNYMGDIWTVTTSGENLKRLTIHNAYDTNPIWSTNGKVIAFQSNRFGNNDIFTIPSNGGTPTRITFHSANDQITDFTSENNIIFTTVRNFVQIEREPEIQSVSANGGTPFRILNALGFDAKLSPNRKFIAFTRGTCRIEREAYKGPANRDIWLYDIKNDKYNQLTTFKGQDLAPNWANNNTIYFQSARSGKYNIHKITIDDLGKKDGTVSQLTFLKDMGLFSFNISKNGRDIVFVSGDKVWLLNAITKKITPINITINSDYRLDPIERKTYTSDASEMVVSPNGKYRIMVIRGEIFIAENDAEKSRSINISNSAYKDYDVTWLNNSTVIFVSDRNGVNNIYAVTSNDPTNKNLYTTLKRTIIRLTNNKEGNTNPVLSPNKKLIAYNQGYGKLIIASISKEGKISNEKILLNGWDTPSNIAWSPDSKWITYNLSDLYFNEEIYIHKADNSQKPVNISMHPKSDIGAIWSKDGSKIAFSSNRNNGDHDIWFVWLKKEDWEKTQQDWDEIADKNKDEKESKKKDNKTKNNVKDVTIDFENIYERQQQVTSYTGGEYLDAISKDGKTFYYTTGNSGRGNPDIESDLYQINWEGKEKKKLTSSNSKPVVVSLNSEEDYIYYLSKGKSFRIKLASDKKEDLPFKAVVKINYKEESNQIFEEAWQVINNRFYDPNYHGQNWRKLKNIYKPLALKASTRTDFKNIFNKMLGQINASHMGMYRGEKRETVQEESTGILGVEFTPKNKQLQVSNVTPNTASDRNISKLYKGDIITSVNGEKVSVSENIYKHLTNTDNEKVILGVISNGKEKEIIIRPKSSSKTDNYNAWVKERKRLTKKYSNGRLGYIHIQGMNWTSFERFERELTAAGLGKEGIVIDVRYNGGGWTTDYLMAVLNVKQHAYTIPRGAAQDLKKEHEKFKNYYPYSERLPLAALVKPSIALCNQNSYSNAEIFSHAYKELEIGKLIGTPTFGAVISTGGHNLIDGSYVRVPFRGWYIKSSGKNMDFTPATPDIIIYNNLDDRAKGKDSQLKKAVEELLKQV from the coding sequence ATGAAAAATATACTATTAATACTCCTGTGTGTGTTTGGTATACACTCAAATTTACATGCACAAAACAATCCTTTAATTAACACTCCTTCACTAAGTCCAGATGGTAAGATTATGGCTTTCAACTATATGGGTGATATTTGGACTGTTACTACCTCTGGGGAAAATTTGAAACGATTAACCATACACAATGCTTATGATACAAATCCTATTTGGAGTACAAATGGAAAGGTTATTGCTTTTCAAAGTAATCGGTTTGGAAATAATGATATTTTTACTATCCCTTCAAACGGTGGCACGCCAACTAGAATTACATTTCATTCTGCAAATGATCAAATAACCGATTTTACATCTGAAAATAATATCATTTTTACTACAGTAAGAAATTTCGTTCAAATAGAACGAGAACCCGAAATTCAATCAGTAAGTGCTAATGGAGGAACTCCTTTTCGAATTTTAAACGCTCTGGGGTTTGATGCTAAACTTTCTCCAAATAGAAAATTTATAGCCTTTACACGTGGTACTTGTAGGATTGAACGTGAAGCTTATAAAGGCCCTGCAAATAGAGATATTTGGTTGTACGATATTAAAAACGATAAATATAACCAACTTACTACTTTTAAAGGGCAAGATTTAGCACCAAATTGGGCAAATAATAATACTATTTATTTTCAATCTGCTAGAAGTGGAAAATATAATATTCACAAAATTACAATTGATGATTTAGGTAAAAAAGATGGAACAGTCTCTCAATTAACGTTTTTAAAAGATATGGGGTTGTTTTCATTTAATATAAGTAAAAATGGGCGAGATATTGTATTTGTTTCAGGTGATAAAGTATGGCTCTTAAATGCAATTACAAAAAAAATTACCCCTATTAATATTACAATTAACAGTGATTATCGGCTTGACCCCATTGAAAGAAAGACTTATACATCAGATGCTTCTGAAATGGTAGTATCACCAAATGGAAAATACAGAATAATGGTTATTAGAGGTGAAATTTTTATTGCTGAAAATGATGCTGAAAAAAGTAGAAGTATAAACATCTCTAATTCCGCTTATAAAGATTATGATGTAACTTGGTTAAATAACAGTACTGTAATTTTTGTTTCAGACCGAAATGGAGTTAATAATATTTATGCGGTAACATCAAATGACCCAACTAATAAAAATTTATATACAACATTAAAGCGTACAATAATTCGCCTCACAAATAATAAAGAAGGAAATACGAATCCTGTGCTATCTCCAAATAAAAAACTAATAGCCTATAATCAAGGATATGGAAAATTAATTATTGCTTCAATTTCTAAAGAAGGGAAAATTAGTAATGAAAAAATTTTACTTAACGGTTGGGATACGCCTTCAAATATTGCTTGGTCTCCAGATTCTAAATGGATTACTTACAATTTAAGTGACTTATATTTTAATGAAGAAATTTATATTCATAAAGCTGATAATAGCCAAAAACCTGTAAATATATCAATGCACCCAAAATCAGATATTGGGGCTATTTGGAGTAAAGATGGTTCTAAAATTGCCTTCTCATCTAATAGAAATAATGGCGACCATGATATTTGGTTTGTTTGGTTAAAAAAAGAAGATTGGGAAAAAACACAACAAGACTGGGATGAAATAGCTGATAAAAATAAAGATGAAAAAGAAAGTAAAAAAAAAGATAACAAAACTAAAAACAACGTAAAAGATGTAACTATAGATTTTGAAAATATTTATGAACGTCAGCAACAAGTAACTTCATATACTGGAGGCGAGTATTTAGATGCTATTTCAAAAGACGGAAAAACTTTTTATTATACCACAGGAAATAGCGGTAGGGGTAACCCTGATATTGAATCTGATTTATACCAAATTAATTGGGAAGGGAAAGAGAAAAAGAAACTTACATCAAGTAATTCAAAGCCTGTTGTTGTATCTTTAAATTCTGAAGAAGATTATATTTATTACTTAAGTAAAGGGAAATCTTTCAGAATTAAATTGGCAAGTGACAAAAAAGAAGATTTACCATTTAAAGCTGTTGTAAAAATTAATTACAAAGAAGAGTCCAATCAAATTTTTGAAGAAGCTTGGCAGGTAATTAACAATAGATTTTATGACCCTAACTATCACGGACAAAATTGGCGTAAATTAAAAAACATATACAAACCCTTAGCTTTAAAAGCATCAACTAGAACCGATTTTAAAAATATTTTTAATAAAATGTTGGGGCAAATTAATGCCAGTCACATGGGAATGTATAGAGGTGAAAAAAGAGAAACTGTACAAGAAGAATCTACCGGAATCTTAGGTGTTGAATTTACGCCAAAAAATAAACAGCTTCAAGTTTCAAATGTTACACCAAATACTGCTTCTGATAGAAATATAAGTAAACTTTACAAAGGAGATATTATTACCTCCGTAAATGGAGAAAAAGTTTCCGTTTCAGAAAATATATATAAACACCTAACAAATACCGATAATGAAAAAGTTATTTTAGGCGTTATTTCAAATGGGAAGGAAAAAGAAATAATAATAAGACCCAAATCAAGTTCAAAGACCGATAATTACAATGCTTGGGTAAAAGAACGTAAACGCTTAACAAAAAAGTATTCAAATGGTCGTTTAGGCTACATTCATATTCAAGGAATGAATTGGACAAGTTTTGAACGTTTTGAACGTGAGTTAACCGCTGCAGGATTAGGAAAAGAAGGTATTGTAATTGATGTTCGTTATAATGGAGGTGGATGGACTACAGATTATTTAATGGCCGTTTTAAATGTTAAACAGCACGCGTATACAATTCCTAGAGGAGCCGCACAAGATCTCAAAAAAGAGCATGAGAAATTTAAAAATTATTATCCCTACAGTGAACGGTTGCCATTAGCTGCATTAGTAAAACCTTCAATTGCATTATGCAATCAAAACAGTTACTCCAATGCTGAGATTTTTTCACATGCTTATAAAGAATTAGAAATTGGAAAGTTAATTGGCACACCTACTTTTGGAGCCGTTATATCTACTGGAGGGCATAATTTAATAGATGGTTCTTATGTGAGAGTTCCTTTTAGAGGTTGGTATATAAAATCTTCTGGTAAAAACATGGATTTTACACCTGCTACTCCTGATATTATTATCTATAATAACCTTGATGATAGAGCAAAAGGAAAAGATTCTCAACTAAAAAAAGCTGTAGAAGAATTACTTAAACAAGTATAA
- a CDS encoding YifB family Mg chelatase-like AAA ATPase, with amino-acid sequence MLVKIFGSAVFGVEATTITVEVNIDKGIGYHLVGLPDNAIKESSYRISAALKNNGYKLPGKKITINMAPADLRKEGSAYDLTLAIGILTASNQIKSEKIGDYLIMGELSLDGSLQPIKGALPIAIKASEEGFKGFILPKQNAKEAAIVSNLEVFGVENILEVIHFFDKKTALERTIIDTRTEFYKNLDNPEFDFADVKGQESVKRSMEIAAAGGHNIILIGPPGSGKTMLSKRLPSILPPMTLQEALETTKIHSVVGKIKDAGLMGQRPFRAPHHTISDVALVGGGQYPQPGEISLSHNGVLFLDELPEFKRTVLEVMRQPLEDREITISRARFTVTYPSSFMLVASMNPSPSGYFNDPDAPITSSPAEMQRYLGKISGPLLDRIDIHIEVTPVPFEKLSEEHLAEPSKTIRERVTKAREIQSERFVDVENTHYNAQMTVKHIREFCKLNEESKTLLKTAMERLNLSARAYDRILKVSRTIADLDGVQEISTTHISEAIQYRSLDREGWLG; translated from the coding sequence ATGCTAGTGAAAATTTTTGGTAGCGCCGTCTTTGGCGTTGAAGCCACCACAATAACTGTAGAAGTAAATATAGATAAAGGTATTGGATATCATCTTGTTGGATTACCAGACAATGCTATTAAAGAAAGTAGTTACCGAATTTCTGCCGCATTAAAAAATAATGGCTACAAGCTCCCAGGTAAAAAAATTACCATAAACATGGCTCCCGCTGATTTACGTAAAGAAGGATCTGCTTACGACCTCACTTTGGCTATTGGGATTTTAACAGCTTCAAATCAAATTAAATCTGAAAAAATTGGCGACTATTTAATCATGGGAGAGCTTTCATTAGATGGAAGTTTACAACCTATAAAAGGTGCTTTACCAATTGCCATTAAAGCAAGTGAAGAAGGATTTAAAGGTTTTATTTTACCAAAACAAAATGCCAAAGAAGCGGCTATAGTTAGTAATTTAGAAGTGTTTGGTGTTGAGAATATTTTAGAGGTTATTCATTTTTTTGATAAAAAAACAGCCTTAGAACGAACCATTATTGATACTCGTACTGAGTTTTATAAAAATTTAGACAATCCTGAATTTGACTTTGCAGATGTTAAGGGACAAGAATCTGTAAAACGCTCTATGGAAATTGCAGCAGCAGGAGGTCATAATATTATTTTAATTGGACCTCCAGGAAGTGGAAAAACAATGTTAAGCAAAAGGCTACCTTCTATTTTACCTCCAATGACTTTACAAGAGGCTCTAGAAACAACAAAAATACATTCAGTTGTTGGAAAAATTAAAGATGCTGGCCTAATGGGGCAACGCCCTTTTCGCGCTCCACATCATACAATTTCTGATGTTGCTTTAGTAGGCGGAGGTCAATACCCTCAACCAGGAGAAATTTCATTATCACATAACGGTGTGTTATTTTTAGATGAATTACCCGAGTTTAAACGTACTGTTTTAGAAGTTATGAGACAACCACTAGAAGATAGAGAAATTACTATTTCTAGAGCACGATTTACAGTAACATATCCTAGTAGTTTTATGTTAGTAGCAAGTATGAATCCCAGCCCTAGCGGTTATTTTAATGATCCTGATGCACCTATAACTTCATCACCAGCTGAAATGCAACGCTATTTAGGTAAAATATCTGGACCTCTTTTAGACAGAATAGATATCCATATTGAAGTAACTCCTGTCCCTTTTGAAAAACTATCCGAAGAACACTTAGCTGAACCAAGCAAAACTATTAGAGAACGCGTTACAAAAGCAAGAGAAATACAATCTGAACGGTTTGTTGATGTAGAAAATACCCATTACAATGCTCAAATGACAGTTAAGCATATTCGTGAATTTTGCAAATTAAACGAAGAAAGTAAGACACTTTTAAAAACTGCTATGGAACGTTTAAATTTATCGGCTAGAGCTTACGACAGAATTTTAAAAGTATCAAGAACAATAGCTGATTTAGATGGTGTTCAAGAAATTTCAACAACTCACATCTCTGAAGCTATTCAATATAGAAGTTTAGATAGAGAGGGCTGGTTGGGGTAA
- a CDS encoding LacI family DNA-binding transcriptional regulator has protein sequence MNKRITIKQIAKALSVSISTVSKALNDSYEISDETKKRIQEYAKLHKYKPNTLALSLQNKRTKTIGIIIPNILNYYFARVLRGIEKTSTKRGYNIITCITNESYKKEVDTMEMLSNGAIDGFIACLSIETLKNKNFEHFYTILEEKTPIVLYDRVHKNINCDKVVTDNIKSAYKATRFLMRSECKNIALITTSEGLKINSFRVKGYLKALTKYNVVPNENIIIRQKNEKGLKKRINQMLDTNTVDGIFTIDEVSGAIATQVLNKRTIKIPDDIAIIGFTNGILSRYSTPPLTSVNRFAHTTGEVAAKRLIDKIEGKIEFDDIKTEIIRTELVERDSTKKMFVKF, from the coding sequence ATGAATAAAAGAATAACCATTAAACAAATTGCAAAAGCATTATCTGTTTCTATCTCTACAGTTTCAAAAGCTTTGAATGACAGTTATGAAATTAGTGATGAAACTAAAAAAAGGATTCAAGAATATGCTAAATTACACAAGTACAAGCCTAATACACTAGCGCTAAGTTTACAAAATAAAAGAACAAAAACAATAGGTATTATAATTCCAAACATTTTAAATTATTACTTTGCCAGAGTTTTAAGAGGAATAGAAAAAACTTCAACCAAAAGAGGCTATAATATTATTACCTGCATAACAAATGAATCTTACAAAAAAGAAGTAGACACCATGGAAATGCTCTCTAACGGAGCTATTGATGGTTTTATAGCTTGCCTATCTATAGAAACTTTGAAGAATAAAAACTTTGAACATTTTTACACTATTTTAGAAGAAAAAACACCCATTGTTTTGTACGATCGTGTACACAAAAACATTAACTGTGATAAAGTTGTTACAGACAATATAAAAAGTGCTTATAAAGCAACTCGTTTTTTGATGCGCTCTGAATGTAAAAATATTGCTTTAATAACTACTTCAGAGGGATTAAAAATAAATAGTTTTAGAGTAAAAGGGTATTTAAAAGCTCTTACCAAATACAATGTAGTTCCTAATGAAAATATTATTATTAGACAAAAAAACGAAAAAGGCTTAAAAAAACGCATTAACCAAATGTTAGATACAAATACCGTTGATGGTATTTTTACAATTGATGAAGTTTCAGGAGCAATTGCAACACAAGTTTTAAATAAACGCACTATTAAAATTCCTGATGATATTGCTATTATAGGATTTACCAATGGTATTTTATCAAGATATAGTACACCGCCACTAACTAGTGTTAACCGATTTGCACATACAACTGGTGAAGTTGCAGCTAAAAGGTTAATTGATAAAATTGAAGGAAAAATTGAATTTGATGATATTAAAACTGAAATTATTAGAACAGAATTAGTTGAACGTGATTCAACAAAAAAAATGTTTGTCAAATTTTAA
- a CDS encoding penicillin acylase family protein: MRTFKKVLIIISLLLVFVLIGGVIYFNSLKPSYSGSIKLENITKKTTVYFDDYGIPHIYAENQLDAMTALGYVHAQDRLWQMELMRRIAPGRLSEIFGGKMLKNDMFFARLGIEEASKKSIEKLDKNSDVYKLSIAYLNGVNQFLKNGPTPIEFTLIGIEKEPFQLIDIYNVMGYMSFSFAMAQKTDPLLSVIKEKLGNQYINDLGIDINPNTVLIKNSKPTVESLSSMVYQINEIMSNSPIPPFIGSNSWVVSPKKTSTGNVIFANDPHIAYSQPAVWYEAHISTPNYELYGYHLAGVPFPLLGHNRDFAYGLTMFENDDIDFYKEENHPTNSNKYKTPNGYEDYITITKTIKVKDAKDVTINVKSTRHGPIMNDVVNTISETAPIAMSWVFTKFEGKMLNALYTISRATEMKDVKKGASMIYAPGLNIMYGDAKGNVAWWAAGKLYKNKPNVNRKFILDGASGEDDPIEYLNFSNNPMAENPSWNYVYSANNQPDTIANMLYPGYYLPEDRAKRIVELLEPKNNWNKQTMAAMINDVTSAVSPSIIKKLTSIIDFNSFTKNEQRAIDVLQLWNGSNTTDAVAPTIYNKWIYIYLKNTFEDELGSELFTQLLNTHLSKRIIASQIEKDSSIWWDDITTKNNIETRKDILSKSLSESVASLEKQLGKNITTWNWGKVHTLEHKHPLGTIAALKNYFNVGPFPIKGANEVINNSIFNFNNSGLYNVNAGSSTRRIIDFSDVENSISILPTGESGNPFSKHYKDQAKMYNKGEFRKMKMNKDEIIRVSTKLMIEPKR; the protein is encoded by the coding sequence ATGCGCACATTTAAAAAAGTTTTAATCATAATTAGTCTACTTTTAGTATTCGTTTTAATTGGAGGGGTAATTTATTTCAACAGTTTGAAACCTTCCTATTCTGGTTCTATTAAGTTGGAAAACATCACAAAAAAAACCACTGTATATTTTGATGATTATGGCATTCCTCATATTTATGCTGAAAATCAATTAGATGCTATGACGGCTTTAGGATATGTGCATGCACAGGACAGACTTTGGCAAATGGAATTAATGAGGAGAATTGCTCCGGGTAGATTGTCAGAAATTTTTGGGGGAAAAATGTTAAAGAATGATATGTTTTTTGCTCGTTTAGGAATTGAAGAAGCTTCCAAAAAATCTATTGAGAAATTAGATAAAAATAGTGATGTTTATAAGTTGTCTATCGCTTATTTAAATGGTGTTAATCAATTTCTTAAAAATGGACCAACACCCATTGAATTTACTTTAATAGGTATAGAAAAAGAGCCCTTTCAATTAATTGACATTTATAATGTTATGGGTTATATGTCGTTTAGTTTTGCAATGGCTCAAAAAACAGACCCTTTATTAAGCGTTATTAAAGAAAAATTAGGAAATCAATATATAAATGATCTTGGTATTGATATCAACCCAAATACTGTGCTTATAAAAAATTCTAAACCTACAGTTGAAAGTTTATCATCTATGGTTTATCAGATAAATGAAATTATGAGTAATTCACCCATACCCCCGTTTATTGGAAGTAATAGTTGGGTGGTTTCACCTAAAAAAACAAGTACAGGAAATGTTATTTTTGCCAATGATCCACATATTGCGTACTCACAACCTGCTGTTTGGTATGAAGCACATATTTCAACACCAAACTACGAATTGTACGGATATCATTTAGCAGGAGTACCATTCCCTTTATTAGGGCACAATAGAGATTTTGCTTATGGTTTAACTATGTTTGAAAATGATGATATTGATTTTTATAAAGAAGAAAATCACCCTACCAATAGTAACAAATATAAAACTCCTAATGGTTACGAAGATTATATAACAATTACCAAAACCATTAAAGTTAAAGACGCAAAAGATGTCACTATTAATGTTAAAAGCACACGACATGGACCAATTATGAATGATGTTGTTAATACAATTTCAGAAACAGCTCCTATTGCTATGTCTTGGGTATTTACCAAATTTGAAGGTAAAATGCTCAATGCCCTTTATACTATTTCAAGAGCCACCGAAATGAAAGATGTAAAAAAAGGTGCTTCTATGATTTATGCACCTGGTTTAAATATTATGTATGGTGATGCAAAAGGAAATGTAGCTTGGTGGGCTGCAGGTAAGTTATACAAAAACAAACCAAATGTTAATCGAAAATTTATTTTAGATGGAGCCTCTGGTGAAGATGATCCTATTGAATATTTAAATTTTAGCAATAATCCAATGGCTGAAAACCCGTCATGGAATTACGTATATTCTGCCAATAATCAACCTGATACTATTGCTAATATGTTGTATCCTGGATATTATCTTCCTGAAGATAGGGCGAAACGTATTGTTGAGTTATTAGAACCAAAAAATAATTGGAATAAACAAACAATGGCTGCAATGATAAACGATGTAACTTCAGCTGTTTCTCCTAGCATTATTAAAAAATTAACTTCCATTATTGATTTTAACTCTTTTACTAAAAATGAACAAAGAGCTATTGATGTTCTTCAACTATGGAATGGTTCAAATACAACAGATGCAGTTGCTCCAACTATTTATAATAAATGGATTTATATCTATTTAAAAAACACTTTTGAAGATGAATTAGGGAGTGAGCTATTTACACAACTTTTAAATACACATTTATCAAAAAGAATTATTGCTAGTCAAATTGAAAAAGATTCTTCTATTTGGTGGGATGATATAACCACTAAAAACAACATAGAAACCAGAAAAGATATTTTATCAAAATCACTTAGTGAATCTGTAGCATCTTTAGAAAAGCAACTTGGAAAAAATATTACAACTTGGAATTGGGGAAAAGTACATACACTAGAACACAAACATCCTTTGGGAACTATTGCTGCTTTAAAAAATTATTTTAATGTTGGTCCTTTTCCAATAAAAGGTGCTAACGAAGTAATTAACAACAGTATTTTTAATTTTAACAATTCTGGCTTGTATAATGTGAATGCAGGTTCTTCAACACGAAGAATTATAGATTTTTCAGATGTTGAAAATAGCATTAGCATTTTGCCAACTGGAGAATCTGGTAACCCTTTTAGTAAACACTACAAAGATCAAGCAAAAATGTACAACAAAGGTGAATTTAGAAAAATGAAAATGAATAAAGATGAAATTATACGTGTTTCAACTAAACTAATGATTGAACCTAAAAGATGA
- a CDS encoding helix-turn-helix transcriptional regulator — translation MNNTIKVERAIYNLTQAKLAEMIGVSRQTINAMELNKYVPSTVLALKISRIFKKPVNEIFFLDKDD, via the coding sequence ATGAATAATACAATAAAAGTTGAACGAGCAATTTATAATTTAACTCAAGCCAAATTGGCTGAAATGATTGGTGTTAGTAGGCAAACTATAAATGCTATGGAATTAAACAAATACGTTCCGTCAACGGTATTGGCTTTGAAAATTTCAAGAATATTTAAAAAACCTGTCAATGAAATTTTCTTTTTGGATAAAGATGATTAA
- a CDS encoding DinB family protein → MNSNQLKENEYSPFYKNYITILGDVNLLEILNDSLENLMNTLKDLPEEKLQYRYEEGKWTIKELIQHIIDAERVLSYRALRFARNDTTDLQGFDEDWYVNNSNGNSRDFNELLNEFSLIRKATISLFKSFSNEMLINAGSANGNNMSVRALGFIIAGHQIHHLNIIKEKYL, encoded by the coding sequence ATGAACTCAAATCAGCTAAAAGAAAACGAATATTCACCCTTCTATAAAAATTATATTACAATTTTAGGTGATGTAAATTTATTGGAAATATTAAATGATTCATTAGAAAATTTAATGAATACACTGAAAGACTTACCTGAAGAAAAACTTCAATATAGATATGAAGAAGGAAAATGGACTATTAAAGAATTAATTCAACACATAATTGATGCAGAACGAGTGTTGAGTTATAGAGCTTTGCGCTTTGCTAGAAATGACACTACAGATTTACAAGGTTTTGATGAAGATTGGTATGTAAATAACTCTAATGGAAATAGTAGAGATTTTAATGAGTTGTTAAATGAGTTTTCTTTAATTAGAAAGGCTACCATTTCACTATTTAAAAGTTTTTCAAATGAAATGTTAATCAATGCTGGATCTGCAAACGGGAACAACATGTCTGTTAGAGCATTAGGATTTATTATCGCTGGCCATCAAATTCACCATTTAAATATTATTAAAGAAAAATATCTTTAA